From Oxyura jamaicensis isolate SHBP4307 breed ruddy duck chromosome 26, BPBGC_Ojam_1.0, whole genome shotgun sequence:
TgggcctttatttatttatttaaaagcagtttaagAGATCTTTAACCAACatattttagttctgtttttttttttttttttttttccctgcctggaGAAACCCTTTAAATAGATCTCAATTTCCATTGAAATAGAAGCAATCCATACTGAATACTATCACTGGCaccaaagttttattttccaagagGAAACGAAAAACGGTAAGATTTTCAGAGTAAAAGCGTATTTTCAGAGTTGAAGTGTATAACTGAACGTGGACTGATGACACGTTTCCAGTTATTGAAAAAGCGCaagcagcaataaataaataaacaccagCAAATGAGAACTGAGCTAAAaatgattaggaaaaaataataaaatcaaggtTTCCTCCCTGCTGATTTAAATTATTGACACGAGCACGACTGACGTGGCTCCTCGGCCTAAGATGAAGCGCAGCTCTGCACAACGAGCCCAGCCTGGTACCTATGGGTTTGATAACAGCTTTCCCAAGTGCATTTCTTGAACAATTCCATTTTGCGACCAGCGAGGGAAGCAGGCACCGAGCCAGGAGCGCCCGGCGCACCTTCAGCTCTCCGTTAAACACACAGATcccataaataaaacacaagcagCGCCGAACGACCGCGTGATGTCCTCAGGAGGCCAACGCCAGCTCAAAGTAAGGACATCCCGCACAGCACCGCTCCCAGCGCCATCAGTGCTCCCTCGTGTCACAGGAGGGAGCGGCGGCTACCTGAGCTCACCGGCGTGCTCACGGGAAGGGCCAAACACCCGGGGTGGCCAAACCTAAAGCGGGATAAGGGCGCCCGGCTGAGAGCCCACGCTGCCCTGCTACGCGGGAGGTTTGCCAGGGCTGCGTTTGCAGCCTCTGTAGCGGACCTGTGGAAACGACAAGGCACGGTGACGGAGACAGCCAGCTCCTGactcctgcttctgcagctggaaatgGACTTTTCTGCTCTAGGTCCTACAAACCAAAGGCTGAAGTTGCATCAGCTTAAACGAGACTGGGAATCCACTGAACGCCGTTGCCAGCCACAACTTGGACACAAAGACAGCCTTAAGAATCTCAACCTTAACCAAACAGCAGCTTGAACTACGCTGCAAGGAACCGTCCCAAGTCAGCGTGCCTCCGGACGAGTTTACTTTTACTTCTCCATCCAGCTCAGGTCAGCACTGTGAACCTTTCACGTTAACAAACCTCTGGGTCTCCAgcccccacagcagcccccagccccgaaGCAAGCTGCAGTCCGTGGGACTCTGCAGACCGAGGAGATGTAAAAGCAAGACCAACGGCAAGGCAGCAGCCGATTGCATCAGGTAGCTGTTAACATTACATTTGTATTCTTAACCAGAGCGTCATCAAACATGGTCAAACACCTAATCCTGGAGAGGAATTGCCACATTTGCCTCACAAATTGTGTAAAGTTGCATCAGAAAACTCAGATGCCTTCAACCACGCGTGCTGATAAGCCCCAGTATCATTACACAACGCGATTACATTCTTCTTCATAGGCAGTTCAAAGTACCATAAACGCCCTGAAAGCCAGGGGAAGGACCGGCTCCGACGAAAGCTGCACCAAAACGCGTTAAATAcgtttatttatttcagatcaTTTGGAGTTGAAGTGTTGACACTTCACCATGACAGCACAGCTACAAGGGTTTTGTTCAGCCTCCTTCGCCACGTTAAATAATAACTGAAGGGTATGctaatttcctttcctccagcgAACCGTCTGCATTCCCTTCTGATTTCCTGTAGCTACAAATAGGATAATCAGGAGAACAAAGCCTTCAGCCCTGCCGCTCAGGAGCCAGTAAATGAAACGAGGTACGCCTGACTCCCTAGGAAGCAAAAAAGACCTGCAGCCTAGTTTGTCCCGAGCACTACGAGCCCACGTCAAAACCGGGATACAAAAGAATTGTGAAAAACGCACATCTGAGCAAAGTTCCTCTTTGTAACTTCGCAGACAATGGGAGCACTTAGCAACGCAGCCGCTCTTTAGCTAACCAGTTTACCTTTAATTCCCACTTCCTCCCAGGCCTCTCTGGACAGCAGCTTCTGGCACTCCATCAGTCCCCTTTTATCccagtttctttttataaagCCAAGGTCAGGTTTCCTCTCCTATCTCATGTGATGTGCTGGACTGAAGTTCTGCCAGTGTGGTTGGTCCAGTCAACTGCCAAACGCCGTCCCGTGCCACAACACTCCTTACCAGGCTGCTCCACCACCCCAAGACGTGTAGGCTTTCATTCTGAGCAGCTTTCTCGTGTTTAGTAACgcagggggaggcaggcagACCCCCAGTTTTCCCACCAGCGTGCAAACATTCCTCCACCAGATCCCTGCTGCCGCTCCGCAGGGACGGCGGGGCAGCTCCGGGAGGGCAGCGTGCTGCACCAGGCTGCTCCGAGGCATCCAGCCGCACCTCGCGGGCTGGATCCCAGCCCCATCCCGAGCCCCGAGCACACACCgaccctgccccttcccctctACCCTGGTCCCTTCTCGCCCCCTACCcatcccttctcttcccctaaCCCTGCACCTACCCCGCCCCCTTTCTGCCCCCACACCCCTGCCCCTTCTATCCTcaccccttctcccccccacccccttacTCCTGCCCCACCTCGCTCCCCTATCCCTGACCCCTCTAcccctgccccttctccccaagcccccccctatgcccccagcccccccccgcgccccccattgccccggcccagccccccccgggccttgcccgccgccccccccctccgcccctcacctcctcctcGCTCTCGCTGCGGAAGCACAGGCAGGCCGCCCGCTTCTTGTAGCCGTCCCCGTCGTAGGTGCGCGTCTGGTTGGACTTGAGCTTCATCATCCTCCGCTccgggggctggaggggggcggccgggggcgcgGCGAGGCCTGAAGGGGCCGGGAAGGAGCCGCCGGGGCTCCCGTGAGGGGCGGGCGGGgaaggccgggggggggggggagggagagtaCGGACAGGGACCCGCCTCCCCGAGAAGTCTCTCGCTCTGGCTGTCTCTTTCTCCCGCGGGCCGGGAGCCGGCCGCTACTCGCTGCCGCCTTTCGGCCGCCTCATCCCTCCCGTCGCTTGcagccgccccgccgccgccgccgctccggccaccgccgccgcctccgACGACGACCGCGACGCCATCTTGGGGCACGCTACGCAAACGGCGCAGAGCGGCCGGGGAAGggaggcggtggcggcggccgccccctGGCGCTTCGCCGCGCGGCCGCTACGCAGACGGCGCAGCTCGGCTTCCAGAATcgcttcccccctccctccgcTCCACAGACACCGCCACCACGCCTCCGCCTCGCCACCGGCCCTTTACGCcagcggcgcggcgcggcgctTCGAGAATAAGGCGGCGGCTCCTAAGCCCTATAGGGGAGCCCTGACGGTTACGCAAATAGCGGAGGGAAGGAGCCGGCCCCCGGCGCACATGGCTCCGCTTTGACAGCGGCTCTACGCAAAGCGCGCAGACGCCGGGTGGTGAATAGCAGACTTACGCAAGGGCGGCTTACGCCAGCGGCGGAGCGCGAGCGGGGGGCGGCGAACAAagggcagggccggggccgcgccgggggggggggcggtaaAAAGCGGCCTCGGGGGGGCTTCTGGGAGGGGCCCTCGGGCTGCCCCCAGGCTGGGGGGGTGCCTGCACAGCCCTggctccctgggcagcagctcaggcCCTGGGGAGCCCGGTAGCGGCTCCttgggggggcaggagggaggtgaGTGCTTCGGGACGGCCCCAGGTCGGGGGGCTGCTCTCAGCACCTGCTGAAGCTGAACTAGAAGCCAAGGAAAAAGAGAGGTGTCATCCCCCTTTAGAATGCTGTGAGTTCGGGTTTTTCTTGAATAAAAGGGGCCTGGGCCCCGTGGAGGCCCTGCCAGCCAGCACCCCGTGGACAGCAtccagaggaggcagcagcaggcgggGGGCTGAGACCCCCCGACCACTAAATGTGGGGCCAGGAGCTGTTTGCCACCTGCTCTGGTCacacagagctggggctggataACGCAGGAGGTCAGGAGATGGGGAAGATATCAAAAAAGGTAATATTTGGTTTGTAGCACAGCCTTTAGACTAACGCTCTTCACCccagaacaaaaacaatttatacACGCTCGCGCAGCTCTTCCCTTCAAACGCTCTTTTTGAAAAAGAGcttaaaaggaaacatttagCTCTCTGTACCCATTGTTGCCTGCTCAAGTACTCCGAATGAGTTGATAGTTGCTTAATTTCACAGAACGCTGGACGTTTCTGCCAAGCACAACACCGCTTCCCAAACAGCACAACTGTGAGCGCACAGGAGCACGCACAAACATTACGAGGACGCAGAGCGGGAGCTTGGAAAAGCCCCAGAGGATCTGGGCAACCTAGGAGCTCACGGACATCACCGGCAAGTTGAGGAAAGAGCTCCTTTAGTGCGTATTTGCATGAGGAATTAAGTCTGTGAAGTGCATCCTGGCTATATCCAGTCATCTTTTAGCTCAATCGCAGTCTCCAAACTTTGTTAGCTACAAAGACTTGAGGTCTCTCTGCACAGTTCCAACCTCCTCAGAGCTCCCGTTCAAAAAGCTAATGACAAGCCCACCACTTCCCTCAGCCCCGAATTAGGGCTGTGCTCAGTTCCTTTCCCAGCGGGCTGCCTCACACCTCCGTGACAATAAGGCTGCCCTACAGCATCCGACTGTGAGGCCGCAGAAAACCATTCCCAATTAGCGCCATCCCGTTATTAGTTTGCGGGTGACATCTACCGGCAGGCCGCATACTGCAGGGGAcctgtcccagctctgctcagctccagaTGGCAGATGCTGTCACAACGCTCTCGTTAAGCCCTGGTTAATTAACCCTGCGATTTCAGAGCGAGGGCAGAGGGAACGCCAACCTGCCTGCATTGTCCGTGTTCTGTTCACGGAGGACCTTGGGCCAACACAGCTGAACTGGGGCAATTTTCTGTCTCCACAACAGAATCATCTCTGCGGATTTACTAGGAATGAATTTCTTCCTGGGCAGAGCAAACTGCCTGCAGCACGTCTGTGCTGCCCTGAGCCAGAGCTCATTCCTCCCTAAGAGTCACCTTTGCACGTTAGCAAAACCTTACCTCCGTGGTCACCAAACCTTGGAACTTCCTTCCCATAACCTGTTTTCTAATCAGGAGGTAATTGCACCGTGGCACAGCGTGCCAAGCATCTGAGTCACCCCCCTGCTACGTGAGCTCTAGGCTCAGGCACTCCAATAAAACACGCTGATGGAAGCCAGGTGGCATTTTCACCTATTTTATTATACACAAAACATGAGCAGGAACTTCTACTGAGGAGGCTGACCACGTCCACGACCAAATCCACCTCTCtgcaacagaaaaggaagagcatTAGAGGTCGCCACCTGAACCAACTGACAGCAGCAAATACACTGCGAACCCCACCAACACCGTGACACAGCTGGGGGCTTTCCTCAGCTTGGCTTTGCTTTGACAAGCCCCGAGAGGATCAGAGCCCAGTACCCGACCTACCTGACCAGCAGCACGCAGATCTGACCTATCCGACGCCTCCTTCTCAaagcccccccccaaaaagaaaGCCAGCTTGAATGCCAACACTTACAAACTGGAATTCAgtggctgctccagcaccagcctcAGCCTTCTTGTCAGCACCAGCTGGAGAGAGAGAACGAGTTAGTGACAACCCCCAGACCGcactccccagcacagcaccgcTGCTGGGAACCCTCAGCCCACCCCGACAGAGTTCAGTGAATCAGATCCACGAGCAGATACGGCCAAGTTCTGCCATGTAAGTGTCTAAGCCACGCCAGGAGGCCgatttcccccttcccttctcaAAAGGAGCTCTATGCCCACGACAATTCTCCCAAAGACGGAAGCTGCACGAAGAGCGAGCTCGGCGCACTCACGTGGAACAGCGCTGCGTCTGTACGTGTCCCTGTCGGCTTCTCCCCGAGTGAGGCGTGCGGGGCGTTCCCCTTCCAGACCTGTGAGGAAAAACCAGCACCAGACCCTGAGAGAGGGCATGGACAGCTCGGCTCACGTGTGGCCCTTCATCACCTGAAGGTGGGAAAAACCCCTCCAGGTTGGCACTGCACCTGCCAACACTCACACCTGGGACACCTCAGTGCATGTAAACCAAAACAGCAACGGGGCAAGGAAAACGTCACCGGAAGGGGAAAATCTACCAGGGGGAACCGGCTCGCACTTGGGCTGAGCTCCTACATGATGTAAGAACTGGATGACGGCATCCAGCATCCAACCCTGCTGCACACAAAAAGCAGAGGCACGGGGGGAGCTGTGGCATCTGACGAGCTCGTTCCCAGCCAAGCCACAAACTGAGATCCTGATCCCGAGGTAAAACACAGCCACGCTATCGGTGTCACAAATCCCCCACGACGGAGCAGATTAATAAATCTAAGAGCAGATTATCTGTGTAACAGGAGATTAACGCCAGACAGAACGCTTGCAGGAAAGACCTGGGGTGGAAATGTCGGTTTCTGGGTGGCTCTCAGAGCTCCCCAGAGCCCAGACAGAACACCCTCCCCCTGCACCAGGCCGAGGTCTCCGGGCTTCCCACGAATCCCACACAAAACCCAGCTCTTTGTAAGAGACTCGATGACAAACGCTACCCGCTGGTGTGCAAGCTGCTTAGTTTTTCCTACGAGTGCTTCCACGCCCCTCTTTTCTCTGCGTTAAACTGTTACAGCACATCTCCGTGCCAATGGTTCGTGGGGCTTTGTTTCCCACTTTCCATCTGTCCATCCTTCATTCCTCAGGGCTCACTGGCACACGGAGCAGCCCCAGGTTATGAACACCAGCTCGACAGCAGTCCAAAGCCTGCTCCGgccccctgctccagctgctggacCAAGCCTCGCTTGAGAGTTGGCAGAACTGCACAAAAGCACCAGAAAAGGCCCCAGAAGTTCAAGAAGCCGGTCAAGTTCTGCAGGGCTTGCATCCTGCACGCCTCGGTCGCTCCCAGTTTGTGCAGACAGCGGGTAATTAACAGAAAAACGGGTAattaacagaaaagcagcactggaACAGCTCTCAGCCCTAccagctggccctgctcagGTGCGCACTGAAGGTCACTGGCACTGCAACGCGAAGCTCCCTCACAGTACAAACCCGGAGCAAGTTCTAACCCAGAACTGGAGGAGCCCCACCCTGACAGAAGTGCAGCTTCTCGAGCTCTCTGGATAAACGCAGCTTCTAAGGAATAAATTTGTTAACATCCAAACCTCCTGAGAGATCAAAGAAACCGTCACCTTCCCAGTCTGAGCGCAATTCCGCCTTTTGAAGCGGACGCTGCGATTTTGTTTGGCTAAAAACCAAGCTGCAGGAGTTGCAGGAGAAGCTCCTCGCTTAGCACAAGCCCACAGCGCAGCAGCAGTCCCTGCTGACTGGGCTAGGAAGTGGCTCAGAAGCACAAACTAGCGCACACCAGAAGTTTTGTCAGGCAGGCCTCCCCTTTCAGTCCTCTCCTGAGGGCAGCGTGGCATCCCCTAACCCTGCGCTCGCTGGGCAGAAGAGGCAGCTCCACACGtgcccctctccctcctgcctcagGGGACTTCTTGTCCCTAGACTCGGCAGGGCTGCTCCACGAGCCCTGGCTGCGGtgattttctcttctgtctctcaTTTCCCCACGTTTCCAGGAGGTTTTGGTCTCCCCATAGGCCCCGGGCAATTTTCCAGCCTACATTCTGCACTGGGGTGTTCCTGGGAAGCCGAGCAGGAGGCACTGCACAGAGCGTTCCCGAACACATCCCTCCTGCTCCAACTGCGAGCTGGGAGCACAGCAACCTCTGAACCCAACGGGGGGAGCAGCGGCTTCAGCACATCCACCCGAATTTATTCCTACCCCTCGCTGTCCCCAGGTCACACAACGATTCCCGAGGCAGTGCAGAGCGTCCACGGAGGAAAAGCGTAGCGGCTGTGTCCTGTGCGCAACGCGGGCGGATCTGCAGCCCAGGCTTTGTCACGCTGTGACTGGCGAGCTGAACGAATACCACCTGGAGGTTCGCTTCGGGCACCGGCAAGCGGCTTCAGGGCACGTTTGGCAAGGAGAAGCCCGCgagaggcagctgctggccacCTGAGGATTCCGCAGGAGCGGCACATCTGCCTGGAGGGCACCTCGCTCGGGGAGTTGGAAAACCCGCCGAGAAGAATCAGAACAAAAGCAGCGTGTCCCACTCACCTGGTGTGCCCCACGTGCCCGGGGTAACTTTTGGAAGGCAGCTTTAACAACCCAGCTCGCCTAACGGCACCTGAACTGCACGCAGCCAGCTCGAGCTCAGGCACCAGGCAAATCCCCACGGGAAGCGCACCCAGCACGGGCGCGCTGCTTCGGCTTCTGTCCCTACAGCTGAACCCACGTCTGGTCCCTTCAGCTGGTCCTGaaagcccagcagcccccaggcagctcTCCGAAGGACAATTCATCCGAGTTCAGGTTCCCTGCACCCACTGGACTCACAGGCTACACGCAGCCACGTTCCTGCTGGAGACCTGCAGCCACCAGCCGCGGGCTCTTCCCAGAGGACAGAGCTCTGAGAAGCCCTCCGGCAGCTACAGGCACCGCCTGCCTCCCGGCTCCCCAGCCACAGCCCTCAGCAATCCCACCCGCTCGTGCTCTCAGAGCCACGGCCCACGCTCAAGCACCTGCTCCCATCACAACCCCCTTCACCCCTCTCCCATTTCCCCAGCAccaaacacaaaagcaataaaacctACACCCCCACCAAGGTTTCCACACCCCAAAACCACAGCGACTCACACCGGTCTGCGCCGAACCCAGCAAATCCCAGCTGCTTCCCCACCCCATCACCtcgctccctgctccctcctgccgCCGCAGCCGCCTCTCAGCCAGCTTTGGTTTACCTTTGGGCCGGGGTCTGCCGGTCTCCGGGCGGCTGCGGCGCAGGGTTGCGGGGACGATCTCCGGGGGCAGGTGGAGGTAATCGCGCAGGTACTGGATGCCCTCGTTGGTCAGGTACCAGTAGAAATGCCTCCACGCAAACTGCTCTTTCACATAACCGCGGGATTTCAGAGACTAGGGAAAGAATTCTCGGTTATTTCCCGGTTACTGGGGGTAAAAAGCTAAAAACAGACAGAAGTTGACGTGTGCAAGACAAAGCTATAGCATTATTCCCAGTCTGTAAGAAAATATAAGGCACGTAAAAGCAtcacagctgcaaaaaaagaaagccgGGGAGCACAAAACACACCCATAGCTGTGGAGAACAGAGTAAGTGAAGGGGGAATAgcaaaaatcaggaaaacaggACAACAACTGCACtaggaaagaaacagcaagcaCACGGCGACGTCTGACAGCTTGTTTGCCAACAAGTGACAAGGTTTATTTACAGACAGCGACCCGCAGCCTCGCGTACCTGCATGGCTTTCATGACGTGGAGGTTGGGCACGTTCTTGTCGACGAGCTCGGGGTGCTTGGGCATGTGGACGTCTTTCTTGGCCACCATCACGCCCTCCTTAAAAAGGAGCTCGTAGATGGCAATCCGGTTCTTCTTGGGCATCAACATCTGAAcgagagagaggcagagagtAAACACCGATGGTTTGAAATGAACGTGCTCAGGTGATGAATGTGTACCAGAAATGATACAACAACCACAGTGGTGGCTCGTATGAAAAGCCTCATTGAAGTAAATTTCAGCACCCGAGTTCCTCAGCACCCCGAACTTGGGATTTTTAACACTAAATCGGATTCCTAACATTAAATCATAGCCTCGCATTCGACATGTAAACTACCTGCTgtcagggagaaaaagggaCAGGGGCCGGTGGGGCAGAGCCGGTGCTCAGGGCAGCGCTTCTCCCAGCTCCTCGGTGGGTGCTGgaaggctgcagcccccccgtcACAccgctgctgctcccccacCCGTCCCGCACCCCCCGCTTCCCGGGTACCCTCCCGGCCTCAGGCtcccccccgcggccccgggcAGCCCACCTCGCCCCGCCCCTACCGGAACCCCCCCGAGCGCCCCAAACACCCCCGGGTAAAATCACTCCCGGCCTCGGGGCTCGCCTTGGCCTCCCGGAGCGCGGCCCCGGGACCTACCCGCGGCCTACCGCCCCCGGGCCCTCCCGCCCCGTAAAATCAGGCCCCGGGCACGTCCCATCCCGGCAATTTCCCCCCGGCAGGGCCGGGCCTCGTCGCC
This genomic window contains:
- the RPS10 gene encoding 40S ribosomal protein S10: MLMPKKNRIAIYELLFKEGVMVAKKDVHMPKHPELVDKNVPNLHVMKAMQSLKSRGYVKEQFAWRHFYWYLTNEGIQYLRDYLHLPPEIVPATLRRSRPETGRPRPKGLEGERPARLTRGEADRDTYRRSAVPPGADKKAEAGAGAATEFQFRGGFGRGRGQPPQ